TTCTTTTGGAGAACTAAATTCACTACCAAttccaatttctttctttctttcttcttcctcttttgttAATCTAATTATAGAAAAAGAATGAGTTTGGTCACATTATTTAATGTTGGAGGTAGTTTTGTCAAATCAAAAGTAGCCTTCTATCAATAAAACGTTATTTTGCTTATAGTCTCTGTTATGCCCATTTTTAAAAGGCTTTCAAGGAAGCAGGGGTTTGATCATTGCTGCTTCTTGAGAAGGTTTTAAGGGGTTTGCATCTATTGTCTGCTGTATTCGACCTTCGAGGTACTTTCCCTCTCTTTGTTCCCTCTTTCTTTCATTGAcgtttgaatttttgttatcGGGCAAGTATGAAAATCTAATTGGGAGGTATTTTTTGGTTGTGTGAGttaaaatattttcatgatTATTGGGATGTTTGTAAGATTAGCTTTGAGTAATTATTGTTGCTTCGGAAGCCTATGAAATGTTACGAATTTAAATTCAGCAAAGAGTATCAAAGAAATTataaaaaggaaacagaaaagTGAAGTCTAAAACACGAAGTACAATACAGCGGCACAGGGCTACTTTACttttgcaaaaacaaatatGATGTCGCATTCAAGATATTTGTTTCCAACAACTATGATGTATGTGGGTTAACTCAAGGAAAGAGTTGGAAAGAATAAGAGAATGATTTTTAATGTCTTCTCAGTCAAAGCTGGAACTCCCTAAGCCTTACTCTATTAAATTTGTTGTCTTGAAGCTGCAAATGAACTAATTCATTACTAATCCAGGTAGACAAAAGTAAGCCTTAATCTTTGTTATTGGTGGAGCATGTGAATTATTTAAAGGTTGCTTATAGAAGCTGAGTTAGTTATAGAAGTGAGTTATTTTATATGTTCAAAATCTGGAATATATAATTGAGGTCTTAAATTACTAAAATTGTTtgctgaaattgatttttgactGCTGGAAATTAATGATTAGAAACTCAAATATCTTCTCTAGGAGCTTTTTGATGTTTAGTTGTTGAAGTTGCTAAAAGCAACATTTTAGCAAGACACAAAAATGAGAAGGAATTATGTGTATAGTGAAAGGGGAAATACTCTAGCAGTCCCTGTTATGATTTTTGCTTTCTTAGTTCCAATCATGATGCTTCTATTGCAAACATTGTATTCACCTAGGTTATGGACAAAGAAACACCAAGATCATGTTATCCTTTTGTATGTACTTCGTGCATATTAcagatattttgttttgtttattgatCATTATTTGCATTGCTCGGGCAAAGTACACTAATCTTTGGTTCTAAATTATTGATTGTGATCTTGAGTTCTGAGATGTTGTTTTGCCTCTCCTTGACTATTGAGTTATGCATGTGGGGCAGTTAGAGGGAGAGAAGCTAATTTTTTCCTTCTACCATTTTCAATCAACCGCAAAAGTACAAGTACCAATTAGGCCTGATTGGTTTTTGTGCCATGGTGAGGAAGCATAAAAAGGGATGGACCCATGAGAGCTTAAATTATTGAGATAAGAGGAGAGTTACTTAACTTTGTTAGCACTTGTACGTGATCAAGTACAACAATTTGATATTTTGTTATCACTATGGTCGTTGGTGATTATAATGATCAAGTATGGACATAAAGTTACTTACTGTGAAATTTGTCTTCCTTTTTAAAGATGGCTTTCAATGTAAAGATTTGCCTTCAAATCCAGTAACTTTaaagttctctcttttttatttttgcaggtTCAGCAGGAGACCAACTGGACAAAAGGTAAAATTTTAATCACCTATGAGGCAAAGCTGACTACCATCTTGAGGATTCCCCCTTAGCTTGGTGGATTAAACTTACAGCTTGGCTTCAATCTCTCTCCTTTACAGTTGAGCACTCCATACGTTCAATCTTTGACTACTTTGATGTATTATTTGGTTAGAGATATGGCAAAAAAAGGTGTGTAAGTGGGAAAGTATTTTCTGGAGAATCCACAATGGGCACTGATTTATTGTCAACATATTGTGGAATTTATGAAGAATGGGTAGGTACCAATCAGGGAGTTGAAAATGGCACTTTTTCGAGACAATTTGCTTAGGATTTGCTTCAGGCTGTTGGCATGAGGCATGGAGCTCACAAACTGCAACCACAAGTGGATAGGAAGCCTTTTGCTATGTAGAACTTCCAATCCAAATACTTTTGCTTTTGAAGTGTATATAGATCACCTATAATCAAACTCATGTAGTTAATCAAACTTATGTAGCTTACATTTACTACTTGTACAATTTTACAAATATACATCGTTCTCCTCAACGGGCATGACAAACATGCCTTGCATGTAGCGCCTCACctagtatatatacacacacctcCAGGATTAGGCGCACCACCTAGACCCAAATCCACCTCGCGCGGGCACTTGTTTGGGCTCTTAATAACAGGTACTCCCCTGAATAATCACAACGATGTTGGGCTAAGGTCAGTCCCCAACATTCCGGCCCAAAGATGTCTCATCTCAACTCTCTCGGCCGGCACTTGTTCGTTCCACTTTTCGTTTTTTCGGGtcaaattttaattaaaataagcTAAAGGGCCCTAAGCTAAATTACCCTAACCCAGCTCGTCTCACAGAATTAAGCATCAACGTCTTCCACAAGAGTTAACTCAAGTCTCAACCCAATGAACCTAAATATAGCAACACAATATCGATGATCATTCGTTCCACTTGCTCTTGTAGAAACTCACAGTATCATGATTATCGATCGTAACATGGGTAATTTTCTCGTTatatatagtgtgtgtgtgtatgtgtgtatatataaatatacatacATTTAGATTATGAATAGAGTGCAATAATTACTTTTGAGGAGTCATGTAACTTACCTATGATCTTGCAAACTGTGTCAAGAGCAAAAGGAAAGATTTAtattatgctgtgtttggtttatGTAAGGAAGGAACAATCATTTTATTATTAACATAAAAGAAATATATCGAGACtatcaaaaaatgataatttcGGCTCCAGATGCATAAATATTTTCTACAAGCAAAAATGGAAGATAAACCCACAAAATtacaaacttaaaaaaaaagggagaaaacatACAAGAAAAAAGAGGAACGGGCAAATGTATAGTAGATTTCCTTTGGTTCCTCTAGCCCTATCCACTATGGAATTCTCATTCATGGTCGTTGGGAATCGAAGCTTCTCTATGATATGCCTTTACAATGGCGCACATGTAGTTTCCAATCTAGCACTTGTCTATCAGTTCCAAACACAATTGCCcctgcaaaataaaataaaaattattattgaacCCACTTTCACTGCTAGAATTCAAGGAAATTAAAATATGGATCGGTTTTGGGTGATGAAATTACTTGAAGGATTTGGAAACAACATACCTAGAGTAGGCATCAAAATCGTCAGAGCAACAATCCCTGCAATCTTGAGCGGCACCCCAGTCCTAATCATGTCTCGAATATCGATATGCCCGGTAGTAAACCCGACAACATTTGAAGGGGTTCCAGTCGGAAGCCAAAAGGAGAATTGGGCTCCGATGGCTCCGGGGATCATTAGAAGCAACGGGTGCACGTGCATTGTCTGTGCAATCTGGATGAGTAGTGGTACGAGGAGGGTAGTGGTGGCATTGTTGGACGTGAACTCGGTGATCGAGCTGCTGATGAGGCATACAAGTGGGGCTATGGCTAAATAAGGAGCTTGTTCCAAAAAGGCTAGGGATTCTGACAAGATGTCAGCAAGGCCGCTTGATCGGACTCCATCCGCTATGGCAAATCCAGCGCCCAGTAGGAGTATGATGTTCCATGGGAGCTTCTTGCATTTGTTCCAGTCCATTAATTTCTCCCCCTTTTGCTTCTTGTTTGGAATGATGAATAATAAGGTTGCCATCAACACCTACATGCATCCaaatccttattcaattttcaGCCATTGACTTTGAGTAGCATAAATGCTATGTAAAACAGTGTATGACTTGTCAtttatatatactcacacaaaacacctaaaaaaatctTGATCAAATTATGTGACAAATTTATAGTTTATTCGTTAGTGATGACATTTAACTGTaattaaaatttcataattACCAAGCACCAAATACACAATAAATACACAATGAATAGACAAGTTCCGATCCAAAATGAATGTAAAGATCCATCGAAGAAGGACTATTATTGGAGTAATTACtagtatatatagatagatatatcAATTCGTAAACATAGCCACACAGATATGCAAAGACTTACACTAACAGTTCCATCACCAGCCCTCCCATTGAAGAGAGTTCCCCATCCAGGAATGTCATCAGTAATACTTCTTGTCATCCATAATACAATTAGCAGCTGCACCAAAATTTCATAGCAATATAAGATATTAGCATTACTAATGCTAATAATCTGCTTAGTTCTCATTGCTAATCCACttattttttcgtatttgaaTTTGAACACAATTGAATCTATTCCAAGATTCAGACATTAAACAAATAGATAAGCGATGGTAACCGTACACGAATTGAAATACTAGTATGAATAACTCACCGAAAACACAGTCAGTATCATCTTTTCAGCAAAAGTTATTGGAcctgccacaccaaaacgaattATGTGTGATTGTATTGTACTGTATGATGGAAATTGGATGACCCACTAAAGATTTAGGTGTTCATTAAAATTTGCTAACACACATACAGTACCTAACAATTCAAGCTCCCTTTTCAAATGCGCTTTGTCCAAATAAGCAGAGAGGACCCCACCAGACCCCTTTTTGCAATACAAGAACCAAAGTATGGCCCACAAAGCCAAGAAAATCAACAGAGCCAAAGGGA
The sequence above is a segment of the Rhododendron vialii isolate Sample 1 chromosome 13a, ASM3025357v1 genome. Coding sequences within it:
- the LOC131312897 gene encoding tonoplast dicarboxylate transporter; the protein is MDHAMPEDQKAPLLPLHSSILHRSQSFNSSIRSLLTLNNFFILLGPFLCAIVCLCVKLEGPATSRNMLAVLVWVFAWWVTEAVPMPITSMSPLFLFPLFGIAAADDVARSYMDDVIALVLGSFILALAVEHYNIHRRLALNITILFCGDPLNPPLLLLGICATTAFISMWMHNVAATVLMMPVATGILQRLPAGPTRDEVVIKNFCRAVVLGVVYSAAVGGMSTLTGTGVNLILAGMWKSYFPEADPISFSTWFFFGFPLALLIFLALWAILWFLYCKKGSGGVLSAYLDKAHLKRELELLGPITFAEKMILTVFSLLIVLWMTRSITDDIPGWGTLFNGRAGDGTVSVLMATLLFIIPNKKQKGEKLMDWNKCKKLPWNIILLLGAGFAIADGVRSSGLADILSESLAFLEQAPYLAIAPLVCLISSSITEFTSNNATTTLLVPLLIQIAQTMHVHPLLLMIPGAIGAQFSFWLPTGTPSNVVGFTTGHIDIRDMIRTGVPLKIAGIVALTILMPTLGAIVFGTDRQVLDWKLHVRHCKGIS